One window from the genome of Mugil cephalus isolate CIBA_MC_2020 chromosome 23, CIBA_Mcephalus_1.1, whole genome shotgun sequence encodes:
- the LOC125001251 gene encoding LOW QUALITY PROTEIN: mitogen-activated protein kinase kinase kinase kinase 4-like (The sequence of the model RefSeq protein was modified relative to this genomic sequence to represent the inferred CDS: inserted 2 bases in 1 codon) gives MANDSPAKSLVDIDLASLRDPAGIFELVEVVGNGTYGQVYKGRHVKTGQLAAIKVMDVTEDEEEEIKLEINMLKKYSHHRNIATYYGAFIKKSPPGHDDQLWLVMEFCGAGSITDLVKNTKGNQLKEDWIAYISREILRGLAHLHAHHVIHRDIKGQNVLLTENAEVKLVDFGVSAQLDRTVGRRNTFIGTPYWMAPEVIACDENPDATYDYRSDLWSCGITAIEMAEGAPPLCDMHPMRALFLIPRNPPPRLKSKKWSKKFFSFIEGCLVKNYTQRPPTEQLLKHPFIRDQPNERQVRIQLKDHIDRTKKKRGEKDETEYEYSGSEEEEEDPPEQEGEPSSIVNVPGESTLRRDFIRLQQENKERSEALRHQQLLQEQQLREQEEYKRQLLAERQKRIEQQKEQRRRLEEQQRREREMRRQQEREQRRREQEDKRRIEEMDRRRKEEEERRRAEDXKRRNDREQEYIRRQLEEEQRHLEKLQEQLLREQAMLLADERYRKNIQGSPQSAPPPKQPPLPPRSSEPFSNGGPSSEASAMHRPMEPQVQWSHLAALKSSNNAAPSPPPPPPPVVARSQSFSESGGVASSFAQLHLRSQDPHHHHHHHHHQQQQQQHHHPSPARTDPQPQAPHHHSQAHARLEHQASSEEVPPKVPVRTTSRSPVLSRRESPLPSQPVGQGGQRSAGGIVEQRPLWDRVEKLQSRPGSGGSSSGSSNSSSQASPGDRFRPRSSSKSEGSPLQRPENVPKKQEEKRPTRPAGDVDLTALAKELRAVDDVRPPHKVTDYSSSSDESGTTDEEDDEEVDQEPGDESTSGAEDSRAGYSHGFRRRVSNGETESAKTMLVEDSESDQATTPCKDGTLVIRQSTADIKRLVSLSSSSAGSGHVQPQPHSHGLPEKNGFPGRIHHLPDLIQQSHHPPSSAPTVPSSSSSSAPSSFPSSSSLASPAMSPLIPLDELTAIESQSESNSMSKHKSSSSFTPFIDPRLLQISPSSGSSLNNMVAFGQDGRLADPMRADPSRKGSVVNVNPVNTRPPSDTPEIRKYKKRFNSEILCAALWGVNLLVGTESGLMLLDRSGQGKVYPLINRRRIQQMDVLEGLNVLVTISGKKNKLRVYYLSWLRNKILHNDPEVEKKQGWVNVGDLEGCVHYKVVKYERIKFLVLALKNAVEVYAWAPKPYHKFMAFKSFGDLAHKPLLVDLTVEEGQRLKVIYGSCSGFHAVDVDSGAVYDIYLPTHIQTSIQCHAIIILPNTDGIELLVCYEDEGVYVNTYGRITKDVVLQWGEMPTSVAYIRSNQIMGWGEKAIEIRSVETGHLDGVFMHKRAQRLKFLCERNDKVFFASVRPGGASQVYFMTLGRTSLMSW, from the exons ggGCGACATGTCAAGACCGGACAGCTGGCTGCCATCAAGGTCATGGACGTCACGGAG gatgaagaggaggaaattaaattGGAGATCAACATGCTGAAGAAGTATTCCCACCACAGGAACATAGCCACCTACTATGGAGCTTTCATTAAGAAGAGCCCCCCCGGACACGACGACCAGCTATGG CTGGTGATGGAATTCTGTGGCGCCGGTTCGATAACGGATCTGGTGAAGAACACCAAAGGGAACCAGCTGAAGGAGGACTGGATCGCCTACATCTCCAGAGAGATCCTCAGG GGTCTGGCCCACTTGCACGCCCACCACGTCATCCACCGTGACATCAAAGGCCAGAACGTCCTGTTGACCGAGAACGCCGAAGTCAAGCTGG TGGACTTCGGCGTAAGCGCCCAGCTGGACCGGACCGTGGGCAGGAGGAACACCTTCATAGGGACCCCGTACTGGATGGCCCCCGAGGTTATCGCTTGTGATGAGAACCCGGATGCGACGTACGACTACAGG AGCGATCTGTGGTCGTGCGGCATCACGGCGATAGAGATGGCAGAAGGAGCACCGC cTTTGTGTGACATGCACCCCATGCGTGCGCTCTTCCTTATTCCAAGAAACCCTCCTCCTAGGCTCAAATCTAAAAAATG GTCCAAAAAGTTTTTCAGCTTCATCGAGGGCTGCCTGGTGAAGAACTACACGCAGCGGCCGCCGACGGAGCAGCTCCTGAAGCACCCGTTCATCCGAGACCAGCCCAACGAGAGGCAGGTCCGCATACAGCTGAAAGACCACATCGACCGCACCAAGAAGAAGAGGGGCGAGAAAG ATGAGACGGAGTACGAGTATAGcggcagcgaggaggaggaagaggatccCCCAGAACAAGAAGGAGAGCCCAG CTCCATTGTCAACGTGCCAGGCGAGTCGACTCTGCGCCGCGACTTCATCCGCCTGCAGCAGGAGAACAAGGAGCGGTCGGAGGCCCTCCGccaccagcagctcctccaggagCAGCAGCTGCGCGAGCAGGAGGAGTACAAGCGCCAACTACTGGCCGAGAGGCAGAAGCGCATTGAGCAGCAGAAGGAGCAGAGGCGGCgtctggaggag CAACAGCGACGTGAGCGCGAGATGAGGAGGCAGCAGGAGCGCGAGCAGCGCCGCCGCGAGCAAGAGGACAAGAGGCGCATCGAGGAGATGGACCGTAGGcgcaaagaagaggaggaacgcCGGCGTgcggagga gaagaggaggaacgATCGAGAGCAG GAGTACATCAGGcgccagctggaggaggagcagagacacctggagaagctgcaggagcagCTGCTCCGCGAACAGGCCATGCTGCTG GCCGACGAGCGGTACCGCAAGAACATTCAGGGCTCCCCTCAGAGCGCCCCTCCTCCCAAGCAGCCCCCTCTGCCTCCCCGCTCCTCCGAACCGTTCTCCAACGGCGGCCCCTCCTCCGAGGCCTCGGCCATGCACCGGCCCATGGAGCCCCAG GTCCAGTGGTCCCACCTGGCTGCTCTAAAGAGCAGCAACAACGCcgccccctctcctcctcctcctcctccgcccgtGGTCGCTCGCTCCCAGTCCTTCAGCGAGTCCGGCGGCGTGGCGTCTAGCTTTGCACAACTCCACCTGCGTTCCCAGGacccccatcaccaccaccaccaccaccaccaccaacaacaacaacaacaacatcatcaccCATCGCCCGCACGCACTGACCCCCAACCCCAAGCTCCCCACCACCACTCTCAGGCCCATGCTAGGCTCGAACACCAGGCCAGCAGTGAGGAGGTCCCTCCCAAG GTACCGGTGAGGACGACGTCCAGGTCTCCCGTGCTGTCGCGCCGAGAGTCGCCCCTCCCGTCGCAGCCCGTCGGCCAGGGCGGGCAGAGGAGCGCCGGCGG CATCGTGGAGCAGCGGCCGCTGTGGGACCGCGTGGAGAAGCTGCAGTCTCGGCCGGGGAGCGGCGGCAGCTCCTCCGGCTCCTCCAACTCCAGCTCCCAGGCCAGTCCGGGCGACCGCTTCAGGCCACGCT CTTCCTCTAAATCTGAAGGATCGCCTCTCCAGCGGCCTGAAAACGTTcccaaaaaacaagaagaaaagaggcCCACTCGACCGGCT GGTGATGTG GACCTGACGGCTCTGGCCAAAGAGCTCCGAGCGGTGGACGACGTGCGGCCTCCCCACAAGGTGACCGACTACTCCTCCTCCAGCGACGAGTCCGGCACCACGGACGAGGAAGACGACGAGGAGGTGGACCAGGAGCCGGGGGACGAGTCCACCTCGGGGGCCGAGGACTCCAGAGCTGG ATATTCCCATGGCTTCCGCAGGAGGGTCAGCAACGGAGAGACGGAGTCTGCCAAGACCATGCTGGTTGAAGACTCCGAGAGCGACCAGGCCACGACGCCCTGCAAGGACGGGACGCTGGTCATCAGACAG AGCACGGCCGACATAAAGCGCCTGGTCAgtctctcctcttcctcggcCGGCTCCGGTCACGTGCAGCCCCAGCCTCACAGCCACGGGCTCCCGGAGAAAAACGGCTTCCCCGGCCGCATACACCACCTGCCAGACCTTATCCAGCAGAGCCACCACCCCCCTTCCTCCGCGCCGAccgtcccctcctcctcctcctcctccgccccctcctccttcccctcgtCATCTAGCCTGGCCAGCCCTGCAATGTCCCCACTGATCCCCTTGGACGAGCTCACTGCCATAGAG TCCCAGTCGGAGAGCAACTCCATGTCGAAACACAAGTCTTCCTCTTCGTTCACTCCTTTCATCGACCCACGTCTTCTCCAGATATCTCCATCCAGCGGCAGCTCCCTCAACAACATGG TAGCCTTCGGCCAAGACGGACGGCTGGCCGACCCGATGAGGGCCGACCCGTCCCGCAAAGGGTCGGTGGTCAACGTCAACCCGGTGAACACGCGTCCTCCGAGCGACACGCCGGAGATTCGCAAGTACAAGAAGAGGTTCAACTCTGAGATCCTGTGTGCGGCTCTCTGGG GTGTGAATCTGCTGGTGGGGACAGAAAGCGGGCTGATGCTGCTGGACCGAAGCGGTCAGGGCAAAGTCTACCCCCTGATCAACCGGCGCCGCATCCAGCAGATGGACGTCTTGGAGGGACTCAACGTCCTGGTCACCATATCAG gtaaaaagaacaaactgcGAGTTTATTACCTGTCGTGGCTCAGGAATAAGATTTTGCACAACGACCCTGAGGTGGAGAAGAAGCAGGGCTGGGTCAACGTGGGCGACCTGGAGGGCTGCGTCCACTATAAAGTCG TGAAATATGAGAGGATTAAATTCTTGGTGCTGGCTTTGAAGAACGCGGTGGAGGTGTACGCCTGGGCACCCAAACCCTACCACAAATTCATGGCCTTTAAG TCTTTTGGTGATCTGGCGCACAAGCCTCTGCTGGTTGACCTGACGGTGGAAGAAGGCCAGAGGTTAAAGGTCATCTACGGCTCCTGCTCGGGCTTCCATGCTGTGGATGTGGACTCCGGTGCCGTCTACGACATCTACCTGCCCACACAC ATCCAGACCAGCATCCAGTGCCACGCCATCATCATCTTACCCAACACGGACGGGATCGAGCTGCTGGTGTGTTACGAGGACGAGGGCGTCTACGTCAACACCTACGGACGCATCACCAAGGACGTGGTGCTGCAGTGGGGAGAAATGCCGACTTCAGTGG CCTACATTAGGTCAAACCAGATCATGGGCTGGGGTGAGAAGGCCATAGAGATCCGCTCGGTGGAGACGGGTCACCTGGACGGCGTCTTCATGCACAAGAGAGCCCAGAGACTCAAGTTCCTTTGCGAGAGGAACGACAAG GTCTTTTTCGCTTCTGTGCGCCCTGGAGGTGCCAGCCAAGTATACTTTATGACCCTGGGGCGCACTTCCCTCATGAGCTGGTAg